A window from Opitutia bacterium ISCC 52 encodes these proteins:
- a CDS encoding SDR family NAD(P)-dependent oxidoreductase has protein sequence MPTVVITGANRGLGLEFARQYQAEGWKVFAGCRNPDAAEELQKLGVSVCSLDLVDSGAIEAFARSIHQEPVDLLINNAGVNDVSKSEGFSGIEENRWLDAFKVNVMAPVLLTIALIENLAASKSPVASVIGSQQGCLETYEGGGYYLYRTTKAAAHAAAVILATDLKERKIPYVCLRPGHTKTDMGGADAPYEIEDSVRLMRDVLANATMEQSGQFLDRSGALIPWNLDKDLNE, from the coding sequence ATGCCTACCGTAGTCATTACCGGAGCCAACCGAGGACTCGGGTTGGAATTTGCCAGGCAATACCAAGCTGAAGGATGGAAAGTCTTTGCAGGCTGCAGAAATCCGGATGCGGCTGAAGAACTGCAAAAGCTTGGGGTATCGGTATGCTCCTTGGACCTAGTTGACTCAGGAGCCATTGAAGCATTCGCCAGATCCATCCACCAAGAACCGGTGGACCTGCTTATAAATAATGCCGGGGTCAACGATGTTTCAAAGTCAGAAGGCTTTTCTGGGATTGAAGAAAATCGATGGCTGGATGCGTTTAAAGTGAATGTGATGGCACCGGTTCTTTTGACTATTGCTTTGATCGAAAACCTGGCTGCCTCAAAAAGTCCCGTCGCATCGGTCATCGGGAGCCAACAAGGCTGCCTGGAAACCTATGAAGGAGGCGGCTACTATTTGTATCGCACAACGAAGGCAGCCGCCCACGCAGCAGCCGTCATTCTGGCGACAGATCTGAAGGAAAGGAAAATTCCTTATGTCTGCTTGCGCCCTGGTCATACGAAAACGGACATGGGTGGCGCAGATGCTCCTTATGAAATCGAGGATTCAGTCCGCCTGATGCGAGATGTGTTGGCAAATGCGACCATGGAACAATCCGGTCAGTTTCTTGATCGCAGCGGTGCGCTAATTCCCTGGAACCTGGATAAAGACCTGAACGAATAG
- a CDS encoding 6-phosphofructokinase, translating into MSELTGNCLVAQSGGPTAVINASVAGVVNEALNHECIEEIYGGLNGILGILNEDLIDLAGESQQAIRGLQHTPGAALGTCRYKLKKDSDYERVLQVFEAHNIRYFFYAGGNDSQDTANKISKLAKEKGYELRVIGIPKTIDNDLVATDHCPGYGSVIKHISTTVREMACDHEAMGQGDLVSILEVMGRNAGWIAAGAALAKRRDKPNDPPHLIYLPEVPFSAEKFLSDVRRTLSKERYCMIVVGEGLVDAAGNYVHASSSATDAFGHSQLGGAGDYLRDLVESNLGIKARTAKFGISQRTAATHASKTDSDEAFLAGEAAVKAAIDGVTDKMVTLIRGEADQYVCETGLTDLSEVANGVKTLPADWINEDGTSMSFQFVKYALPLIQGEIDVPFENGLPKFAALGKTRIFRLLDPYQPE; encoded by the coding sequence ATGTCTGAATTAACTGGAAATTGTCTGGTGGCCCAATCGGGAGGCCCCACAGCAGTGATCAATGCGAGTGTTGCAGGAGTTGTAAATGAAGCTCTCAACCACGAATGTATCGAGGAGATCTATGGGGGTCTGAACGGGATTTTGGGGATTCTCAATGAGGATTTGATAGATCTAGCCGGAGAATCGCAGCAAGCCATCCGTGGTTTGCAACATACTCCGGGAGCAGCATTGGGGACTTGTCGCTACAAGCTGAAAAAAGATTCAGATTATGAGCGCGTGCTTCAAGTATTTGAGGCGCATAACATTCGCTACTTCTTTTACGCGGGTGGAAATGATTCCCAGGATACAGCGAACAAGATTTCCAAATTGGCCAAGGAAAAAGGCTACGAGCTTCGTGTGATTGGTATTCCCAAGACCATCGACAATGACCTCGTTGCGACGGATCACTGCCCAGGTTACGGCAGCGTGATTAAGCATATTTCTACTACGGTTCGCGAAATGGCCTGCGATCATGAAGCGATGGGGCAAGGCGATCTCGTCTCCATCCTTGAGGTTATGGGTCGCAATGCAGGCTGGATAGCCGCAGGCGCTGCCTTGGCAAAACGCCGGGACAAGCCCAATGACCCGCCCCATTTGATCTACCTTCCAGAGGTGCCATTCAGTGCGGAGAAATTTCTAAGCGATGTGCGACGCACTCTTTCCAAAGAGCGTTACTGCATGATCGTTGTGGGTGAAGGTCTGGTGGATGCCGCCGGCAACTACGTCCACGCAAGCTCATCCGCTACTGATGCGTTTGGCCATAGCCAGCTCGGTGGAGCAGGGGATTATTTGCGCGATTTGGTTGAATCCAATTTGGGAATTAAAGCTCGTACTGCGAAATTCGGTATAAGCCAACGCACAGCTGCCACTCACGCTTCTAAAACAGATAGTGATGAAGCGTTTCTCGCTGGAGAAGCCGCTGTAAAAGCAGCTATCGATGGAGTGACCGACAAAATGGTCACTTTGATCCGTGGTGAAGCTGATCAGTATGTTTGTGAAACGGGACTTACCGATCTAAGTGAAGTGGCTAATGGCGTGAAGACGTTGCCAGCTGATTGGATCAACGAAGATGGCACGAGCATGAGCTTCCAATTCGTGAAGTATGCGCTGCCGCTCATACAAGGTGAAATCGATGTGCCGTTCGAAAATGGTCTGCCTAAATTTGCTGCCCTTGGAAAGACTCGGATCTTCCGTTTGCTGGATCCGTATCAGCCTGAGTAA
- a CDS encoding ferritin: MSISESLETALNDQIGIEFESFYNYLSMAAYFEANSWDGFASWMHTQSDEEREHAMKFYNYLLDRGRDVSLPAIKAPTVEFDSVLSVFEASLNQEQHVTSTINRLYKLALESDDYATVSFLKWFIDEQVEEEKTVSDMIDKLKRAGDKPETLLLLDQVAASRKPDSGN; this comes from the coding sequence ATGTCCATTTCTGAATCCTTAGAAACTGCACTAAACGATCAAATCGGTATCGAGTTTGAGTCGTTCTATAATTACCTGTCCATGGCAGCCTATTTTGAGGCGAATTCCTGGGACGGCTTTGCCAGCTGGATGCATACGCAGAGCGATGAGGAACGCGAGCACGCCATGAAGTTTTACAACTACCTGCTCGACCGGGGCCGGGATGTATCCCTTCCGGCGATCAAGGCGCCCACGGTTGAGTTTGATTCGGTTTTATCCGTTTTCGAAGCGAGCCTAAATCAGGAGCAGCATGTGACCTCGACGATCAATCGGCTCTACAAACTAGCGCTGGAATCCGACGATTACGCAACGGTTTCGTTTCTGAAGTGGTTCATCGATGAGCAGGTGGAAGAAGAGAAAACGGTGTCCGACATGATCGATAAATTGAAGCGGGCAGGGGACAAGCCGGAGACCTTGCTTCTACTGGATCAAGTTGCGGCTTCCAGAAAGCCGGACAGCGGGAATTAA
- a CDS encoding adenylosuccinate lyase yields MIANVLAERYASAAIKDIWSGEGRIVLERELWIAVMKAQADLGLDIPADAIADYEKVKDQVDLKSIDERERKLLHDVKSRIEEFNDLAGHEHIHKGMTSRDLTENVEQLQAFRSLQILQTKVASGVIRLTGKAVEYKDILISGRTHNVAAQPTTFGKRLAMYAEELTLGLERLESLAANYPVRGLKGAVGTQLDSLTLFEGDQDKVAQLEQKVVKHLGISKVFTNVGQVYPRSLDFETVSTFFQISSGMSDFAKQIRLMAGHELAGEGFAKGQVGSSAMPHKMNSRSCERINGFHTILNGYLNMTAGLAGDQWNEGDVSCSVVRRVALPDAVYCLDGQLETFLTVLGNMEPYPEVIRLENEKYFPFLGTTTIMMEAVKAGAGRESAHEAIKEHAVATIRDIRSGAIQTNDLVTRLANDDRISLNQEQLDAIFEDEARLSGMAKHQVMALSERAEQLASVYPEALQYQPGQIL; encoded by the coding sequence ATGATCGCCAATGTTTTAGCTGAACGGTACGCTTCTGCGGCCATAAAAGATATTTGGTCCGGAGAGGGCCGCATCGTCCTCGAACGCGAGCTGTGGATTGCCGTGATGAAGGCACAGGCCGATCTTGGTCTGGATATTCCGGCCGACGCGATCGCCGACTACGAGAAGGTCAAGGATCAGGTCGACCTGAAGTCGATTGACGAGCGTGAGCGTAAATTGCTTCACGACGTGAAGAGCCGCATTGAGGAATTCAATGACCTGGCTGGGCACGAGCACATCCACAAGGGCATGACTAGCCGTGACCTGACTGAGAATGTTGAACAGCTTCAGGCCTTTCGTTCCCTTCAAATCTTACAGACCAAGGTGGCGTCAGGTGTTATCCGGCTGACTGGTAAAGCGGTTGAATACAAGGACATTTTGATTTCCGGTCGCACTCACAATGTAGCTGCTCAGCCTACAACTTTCGGCAAACGTCTGGCCATGTATGCTGAGGAGCTCACCCTGGGTTTGGAGCGACTCGAATCCTTGGCTGCCAATTATCCAGTGCGTGGCTTGAAGGGTGCGGTTGGCACCCAACTTGATAGCCTGACCCTCTTCGAAGGTGATCAGGACAAAGTTGCCCAGCTGGAGCAAAAGGTGGTGAAGCACTTGGGTATCAGCAAAGTGTTCACCAACGTAGGGCAGGTGTATCCACGCAGCTTGGACTTTGAAACGGTTTCGACCTTCTTCCAGATCAGCTCCGGAATGAGCGACTTCGCCAAACAGATCCGTTTAATGGCTGGTCACGAACTGGCCGGTGAAGGATTTGCCAAAGGGCAGGTGGGTAGCTCCGCCATGCCGCACAAGATGAATAGTCGCAGCTGCGAGCGTATCAACGGTTTCCATACCATTCTCAATGGCTACTTGAACATGACCGCCGGTTTGGCCGGCGATCAGTGGAACGAAGGCGATGTATCCTGCTCTGTGGTGCGCCGTGTGGCGTTGCCCGATGCGGTTTACTGCCTCGATGGACAATTGGAAACCTTCCTCACCGTCCTCGGTAACATGGAACCGTATCCGGAGGTCATCCGCCTTGAAAACGAAAAGTATTTCCCCTTCCTTGGTACGACCACCATTATGATGGAAGCAGTCAAAGCCGGCGCTGGACGTGAGTCGGCTCACGAAGCAATCAAGGAGCACGCGGTAGCGACTATCCGTGACATTCGTTCCGGTGCCATCCAGACTAACGACCTGGTTACCCGTTTAGCCAACGATGATCGTATCTCCTTAAATCAAGAGCAGCTCGACGCGATCTTTGAAGACGAGGCACGTCTCTCTGGCATGGCCAAGCACCAGGTCATGGCTTTATCTGAACGGGCAGAGCAGTTAGCTTCTGTTTATCCAGAGGCCTTACAATATCAACCCGGTCAGATTCTCTAA